One Fulvia fulva chromosome 8, complete sequence DNA window includes the following coding sequences:
- a CDS encoding Xylooligosaccharide oxidase produces the protein MAFKSLVRGSILLSLASNTLSAESAASDSLQDCLQNAQATVFYPQSTGYNDTAKSQNTNYNYQPAAILQPNSTEETAAIVKCVVAEQGATKLSSFGGGHGYASYALGGTDGFVVIDASKLQDIEIDEAGSTVTVGAGTKIGPVAARIGEKGFGLPHGTCSSVGVVGHSLGGGWGFSSRKWGWLLDHIVFLTIVDAKGEIRDVLPSSTGADADLWWAMRGAGANNFGVVTSITFNVEKAPAKSVNYKAIFQTNDECAEALVGFQELSLYPADDNGLSSKLGAQLLLYGEGGSDPGACRFLGQYLGPLEEFLEIKKRIVDNFEGRGIKIGEFNNTESDSWVKTLTDLMGDLNAPPTKVPYYAQSLMDDGSPGYSKESALAITQAVQRTVGLHGIGTSIAFDLNGVGSGTNAEQPHGDSAFAVAGHRKALFLSQIYVNGYPGFDKPQEQEEVNRAVDGVVGAVKAANPYDTWQAYVNYVDPRLQDWAQQYYGQALARLKSIKKAEDPNTVFDYAQGLAHA, from the coding sequence ATGGCATTCAAGTCGCTCGTTCGAGGAAGCATCCTGCTCAGCTTAGCATCTAACACACTATCAGCAGAGTCAGCAGCATCAGACTCACTACAAGACTGCCTGCAGAACGCACAAGCAACAGTCTTCTACCCACAATCGACAGGTTACAACGACACAGCCAAATCACAGAACACCAACTACAACTACCAACCAGCCGCGATCCTACAACCCAACTCGACCGAAGAGACTGCCGCCATCGTCAAGTGTGTCGTCGCAGAGCAGGGCGCCACCAAGTTGTCGAGTTTCGGCGGAGGACATGGCTACGCATCTTACGCACTCGGCGGCACTGATGGCTTCGTGGTCATCGACGCGAGCAAGCTCCAGGACATTGAGATCGACGAGGCCGGAAGCACTGTTACTGTCGGCGCAGGTACCAAGATCGGACCAGTCGCAGCGCGCATTGGTGAGAAGGGCTTCGGTCTTCCACATGGCACCTGCTCCAGCGTCGGCGTCGTCGGCCATTCTCTTGGAGGTGGTTGGGGCTTCTCGAGTCGCAAGTGGGGATGGCTCTTGGACCACATTGTCTTCCTAACCATTGTTGACGCCAAGGGCGAGATCAGAGATGTTCTCCCATCTTCCACCGGCGCTGATGCGGACCTCTGGTGGGCGATGCGCGGCGCTGGAGCCAACAACTTCGGCGTTGTCACATCCATCACCTTCAATGTGGAGAAAGCACCAGCAAAGTCCGTCAACTACAAGGCTATCTTCCAGACCAACGACGAGTGCGCTGAGGCATTGGTCGGCTTCCAAGAGTTGAGTCTTTACCCTGCCGATGACAATGGTCTTTCCTCGAAGCTGGGTGCCCAGCTTCTTCTGTATGGCGAAGGAGGAAGTGATCCGGGTGCATGCCGATTCCTTGGACAGTATCTTGGTCCACTCGAGGAGTTCCTGGAGATCAAGAAGAGAATTGTGGACAACTTTGAGGGTAGAGGTATCAAGATTGGCGAGTTCAACAACACCGAATCTGACAGCTGGGTGAAGACTCTGACAGACCTGATGGGTGACCTCAACGCCCCACCAACCAAGGTCCCGTACTACGCGCAGTCGCTGATGGACGATGGCTCACCTGGATACTCCAAGGAGAGTGCTTTAGCCATCACTCAAGCTGTCCAGAGGACTGTCGGCCTCCATGGCATTGGCACATCAATCGCCTTCGACCTGAACGGCGTCGGCTCCGGTACCAACGCCGAGCAGCCTCACGGTGACTCTGCATTCGCTGTTGCCGGTCATCGCAAAGCACTCTTCCTCAGCCAGATCTATGTCAACGGCTACCCAGGCTTCGACAAGCCACAGGAGCAGGAGGAAGTGAACCGAGCAGTGGATGGCGTGGTTGGCGCAGTCAAGGCTGCGAATCCTTACGACACCTGGCAGGCGTACGTCAACTACGTTGACCCTCGTCTGCAGGATTGGGCACAGCAGTACTATGGCCAGGCTTTGGCTCGTCTGAAGTCCATCAAGAAGGCCGAGGACCCGAACACTGTGTTCGACTATGCCCAGGGCTTGGCTCACGCATAG
- a CDS encoding Notoamide biosynthesis cluster protein: MADLVPAKVPTITTTVADPVLPFDEPIKPVKRTCYRTTLFNAFVIGAVGFIAPGLWNAMNSLGAGGAQSPYLVNAANALVFGLMGFLCLFGGPIANRIGLNKTLLLGAVGYPIYSAGLYCNNRYGNVWLVLVGAVTCGLSAGLFWASEGAVALGYPEPGKRGRYMNIWLWFRTGGPILGGAIVLGLNSDVGAKTKGKVGYQTYLVFIALQCLAVPIALLLSPPEKVQRADGSRVVVRAEKSFKAEFYALWQVTKRKEILLLLPVFRAAYSNQYSGTLQTYYFGVRARALIGFVSNFGTLLSSQIISTLLDYKGFTVKKRITIGYYYVVVIHIIAWVYGWVIQEKYTRTKPVFDWVDKGFVEGFFVLLLWQFAQQALQNWLYYFLSTSTDNSSELARFSGVLRGQESFAQAVSFGFNTSGQAGECRWRSTLFCWSSNTKHSTWSMTDSSRSYCCRAYLASDEEPCTSRDREVPGSS; encoded by the exons ATGGCAGACTTAGTACCTGCAAAGGTCCCTACGATCACGACAACAGTGGCAGACCCAGTACTGCCCTTCGATGAACCGATCAAGCCTGTCAAGCGGACTTGCTATCGGACGACTCTCTTCAATGCCTTCGTCATCGGTGCAGTCGGCTTCATCGCTCCAGGTCTATGGAATGCCATGAACTCTCTCGGAGCTGGAGGAGCACAGTCGCCATACCTTGTCAACGCCGCGAACGCTCTTGTCTTCGGCCTGATGGGATTTCTATGCCTCTTCGGCGGTCCAATCGCCAATCGGATTGGGCTGAACAAGACTTTGCTGCTTGGGGCTGTCGGCTATCCTATCTACTCTGCTGGCCTTTACTGCAACAACCGCTATGGCAACGTCTGGTTGGTACTGGTCGGTGCAGTGACGTGTGGCTTGTCTGCTGGTCTCTTCTGGGCCAGCGAGGGTGCCGTTGCTTTGGGATATCCTGAGCCTGGCAAGCGTGGCAGATACATGAACATCTGGCTGTGGTTCCGCACTGGAGGGCCGATCCTTGGTGGTGCGATTGTGCTGGGTCTGAACAGTGATGTTGGAGCCAAGACGAAGGGAAAGGTTGGCTACCAGACGTATCTGGTGTTCATCGCGCTGCAGTGCTTGGCTGTGCCCATCGCACTATTGCTCAGCCCGCCGGAGAAGGTGCAGAGAGCTGATGGCAGCAGAGTCGTCGTGCGGGCTGAGAAGAGCTTCAAGGCGGAGTTCTATGCATTGTGGCAGGTGACGAAGAGGAAGGAGATCTTACTGCTGCTGCCGGTATTTCGGGCGGCGTACTCCAATCAGTACAGTGGCACCCTCCAAAC ATACTACTTTGGCGTCCGAGCGAGAGCTCTCATCGGCTTCGTCAGCAACTTCGGCACCCTCTTGTCCTCCCAGATCATCAGCACCCTACTGGACTACAAAGGATTTACCGTCAAGAAGCGCATCACAATCGGCTACTACTATGTTGTGGTCATCCACATCATTGCCTGGGTCTACGGCTGGGTCATCCAGGAAAAGTACACCCGTACCAAGCCTGTCTTCGACTGGGTCGACAAAGGTTTCGTCGAAGGCTTCTTCGTGCTGTTGCTTTGGCAGTTCGCTCAGCAAGCACTGCAGAACTGGCTTTACTACTTCTTGTCGACAAGTACCGATAACAGCTCGGAGTTGGCACGATTCTCGGGTGTGCTTAGAGGGCAGGAGAGTTTCGCTCAGGCAGTGTCCTTTGGTTTCAATACGAGTGGACAGGCGGGAGAGTGCCGTTGGCGGTCAACACTATTTTGCTGGTCAAGTAACACGAAGCACTCAACATGGTCAATGACTGATTCTTCTCGCAGCTATTGCTGTCGTGCCTACTTGGCTAGCGATGAGGAACCATGTACCAGTCGAGACAGAGAAGTACCCGGCAGCAGCTGA
- a CDS encoding Vesicle-associated membrane protein encodes MASGSMPATPLLYSCIAYHNTVLAEHTTAAASKTSNVASVVLPKISHDSPQKLTFTDKTNDTFIHYIADASPSSSNPDSLSADGLTYLVVARADLGRRVPFGYLVEIKKRFLKEFDPERTNFSSLPSYGAAAFNATLKEIMVHYGTTKAGQADAFKNVQSEIDNVRGIMTENIERVLERGERIDLLVDKTDRLGGSAADFRVRSRGLRRKMWWKNVRLMVLLAVVIVFLVYLFVGFGCGLPAWGRCIG; translated from the exons ATGGCCTCCGGCTCAATGCCAGCAACGCCACTCCTCTACAGCTGCATCGCCTACCACAACACCGTCCTCGCCGAGCACACGACCGCAGCAGCCTCGAAGACCTCGAACGTCGCCTCCGTCGTGCTCCCCAAGATCTCTCACGACTCACCCCAAAAGCTCACCTTCACCGACAAGACCAACGATACCTTCATCCACTACATCGCCGACGCCTCGCCCTCGAGCTCAAATCCCGACTCACTGTCTGCCGATGGCCTCACATATCTCGTAGTCGCACGCGCAGATCTTGGACGACGTGTACCATTCGGCTACCTCGTCGAGATCAAGAAGCGCTTCTTGAAGGAATTTGATCCTGAGCGAACGAACTTCTCCAGCCTTCCGAGCTATGGCGCAGCGGCGTTCAATGCGACGCTGAAGGAGATTATGGTGCATTATGGCACGACGAAGGCAGGGCAGGCTGATGCGTTCAAGAATGTGCAGAGCGAGATTGATAATGTCAGGGGCATCATGACGGAGAACATCGAGAGGGTACTTGAAAGAGGCGAGAGGATTGATCTTTTGGTTGATAAGACGGACAGACTGGGAGGCAGTGCTGCGGACTTCAGGGTGAGGAGTCGTGGGTTGAGGAGGAAGATGTGGTGGAAGAACGTTAGGTTGATGGTGCTGCTGGCGGTGGTCATTGTGTTTTTGGTGTATCTTTTTGTTGGGTTTGGATGTGGTCTGCCTG CATGGGGCAGGTGCATCGGTTGA